A segment of the Mastacembelus armatus chromosome 7, fMasArm1.2, whole genome shotgun sequence genome:
GTAAACGCTGACGTCATTAATTTAGGGCAGTGCATCAGGGGAGAGTGTATGGTGATGGATGCTGATGAGGACGGAGGAGGGTAGAGGGAGGTACTGGACTCAGGAGCAACAGATGGGGCCTGATGGAAAGCTCAGGTTGTAAACTTTCTGTTAGTAACATCTGTCCGTTTGTCCATCTGCTACAGTCACTGTTTACAGTTTGTTCAGCAGAAACTCATTAATTAAAAGTGCAGGAGAGACCACTGGTGCAAAGCTTTTGTCACGGTATATTAATTAGATCAGAAGAGACGTAATCTACGGGCAGGTTCCTATTAGATTAATGACTCATCCctaattttgatttaatttggtttttacTGTAATTACTAAAAATGACTAATCCCCACCATGTGAAAACGAACAGTTCTGCACTATTCCCACAGACGAGCCCGTATGGATGCATTTTCTGGACTGACATGGGATGTGGATTAGAACATTAGCAATTACTGTAAACATGCTCCTTATGATCTGAGTTTATATGCAAATATCACACCACTTAACCTAAACATTAAAACCAACAGCTCATCAGGACGTTCCTCTCGACACACGTCACCTACCTGTATTAAACAAATATGACTGGAATATTCTCACAgcataaatgtaatgaaaaacagaacTAACAGCTTCCTTAGAAATGTTACATCACCTATGggtattttacttttttgctAAAAATATTCTCTCTTCAATTTGCTCTGTAGTGAGCGGATAAAAGAGAATTAAGCAGCTCATCTGGGCTCAGTTGCCAGAGTGTTACATTAGACACTAATCCAGAACAGTGGAAGGTTGGAGAAGGGATAGCATCTTTTAATCCTGCCCCCCATCCAGACAACGTCCCATCAGAACACAGGGACGTAGCAGAACATGCTTGTGCTTCACATAAAGTCTCAGTGTCACGACGTTTGACTTCACTGTCAAACCTTTGTCCTTGAGAGGCTCAATAGGAGCCGTGAGGCATTACAGAGCTTTCTAGGAGCGTTTGCTGCATGTGGATGTTTTCTCCTCCTTCCGTTGTCAGCATCCATCAGTGCTTTTTAACTTTCAGTGCACCTCGCAGGGTGAGGCGAGTGTCGCGGTGCACAGTGTCCCCCTGTATGTAACAGATGTTACTGGGGCAACAGTTGGTATTGAAAGGGAGGGGCTTCAGGCCATCTGTCCAGGGTCAAGGTTTGAAAAGGGGTGGGAGAGATGGTGGCACGTTCAGGAAAATGGTAAGTATTTGGTTGAAAGAGGGAATACAGCGCACATTGTAATCATGCTCAATGTGCGCTTTCATTTCAGATTGCCTTTGTCAAGGTTTCCAGTGTCAGATTGGGAACTTCAGAAAGTTTGTCTGTGACAGGGCAGAACTGTCGCTTCAGTGCAAAAGCTCCATCTTGTGGTTAAAGACAATATTACAACCGACTGCACTAATACTCAagtttattgatattttaagtTTCAATTACATGAGGCTGTTGAGTAAAAACTATAGGCTGTTGCTACACCCTTAAGATTTGTGcatcaataaaaacaagataGACTGCAGACAAATAAGACTTCAGTCACATGGAGACCAACATAGATTTAAGGTTCTCAAGGGTTTGGTCTATTTCATCCCGCAAGTATGCCATCTTCTTATGACAAATCTTTCTctagagagacaggaagaaaagcACAAAGTAGATGAACTATTGCACGAGTACAAATCTTCACTGCAATACTGGCACAGATATGAAGGACACTTACAACGTAGACCTTCAGCCGCTCCTTTTCTATGTGAAAGAATTCATTCACGGTGAGCTCAGGGAAGTCTTTCTTCATGGTTAGAAAGCCACAGTTAGGGGAGCGTTTGATGTGTTCAGCCCTGGGCAGAGAAAGTATTTTACAAGTTTGCCTGACATGAGTGAATGACATGAGTGAATGTGGCACAAGGAGACAAACGTAACCTGTAAATAATCCAGCTCAGTCAACATGCAACAGAAAGACTGAAGTTTAGTGTCGTGCTCATCAAAAACAACCTCACTATGTGAATCCAAGCTGAAATTTTTAGTGTTAAAATGGAAAGAGACTCAGATCTGAAGGATCCAGATCCTCTTGTAGACTATTGTCATGAATTCACCTCTAACCAGCAACGTTTTGACTCTTAGAATTTGGATGTAAGAAACAACACGGTGACAGAACAGAAACCAAAACGCATTTAGCATTTGAACTGATGATGGAACAACGACTGAACAAACATGTTATTCAGTCCCAATCCCAGTTTAGTTTCATCACATTTACTGATTTTTggatcatttttgttttgtttgtgttgctgacTGGAGGAACTGATCAATTAAACCTATTGACTATGGATTTTATACGAGCAGGTAAGGTGAAGATGAGGACCAAAAGAGGAAGCTGACAGGCTTCTCTTACCAGGGGTCGTCGTCGGGCTCCCAGCCTTCCAGCTCCAGCAGACAGAAGAAGCAGCAGGCAACATCAGGCTCATTCTCACTGGGGCAGTGGACAAACCCAGCCTTGGCCATCTGCACAGACAGACGCTTTAATGCATGATCCATTTTTCTTACATTCCTCagattaaaaaaggaaaacgcAGAACTAAGTCAGTGAGTTTCTTGAGGCACAGATGCAATAACAGAACAAAGGGCCAGAGTCGCATGATGAGACTGTTAAACCAGGACATCTCCTTTTAGCTCTCGGGTGGTTACGAGCTGGTAACATGGCATATAATATTACTCATCCAGTGAGGTGTCAGCAGCTCATCCGTCAGACCTCGTGGGCAAAGGGAGGGTCTGTGCACGGGACACCTGATGCAACGAAACTGAATCTGACACCTGCCTCGCCGTAAATCACAAGCTGTCCCCGCCTGGGACAAAAGGCGGCTGTGTAAACACGGTTGTGGTATTCTCATGAGTTGGACTCACACTGTGAGTAGGTTCATGTAAAAGTGGCTGCAGACCCTGACACATCCTGTGAAACACACTCCTTACCTTCTCAGGTGTGCAGTTGCATTCCTCCCTAAACGGCCACTCAGCAAAACTTTGTTCGCGCATGTCATGACTGTACATCTTGTCATAAGAGAAGAACCTGGCGCTCAGCGCGTCGATAGCGGCCATCGAGCCAGAACACCCGCAGCGCAGCGCAGCGCCAGGTGCGGATGTGAAGGTGCGGACTGACCTGCgcacacaggtgttttcactttGGCCTGATTAAAGTGTCCGCGCGTTGGAGGTGGGCGGGGCTGTGATGGGACCGTGAGGTCACGTGGTGTAAGGAAGAGCTTTCCAAGCCATGGCGCTAATTGCACtaattaatttaaaacacattgtggacattatttaattttcagGTTTGTTCTGCATCATCTCTTATTTGCTCTAAACTGTGTTCGTCTCTACATGTATGACAAGCAGTCAGagtgtttttacagtgtggAGAAactaaacatgcacacattaaaactattattattattattattattatttaaagaaataataacTAAACTGCTTTATCCAAAATACTGAATCAAACCCACCTCGTCAGTCGTATAAAGTGAAGGGACTTGACTCCCCCTGTTGGCAATGAGAGAAATACAAGTTCGGTGATTAGTATTTCCCTCATTTCTCTTGACCTGCCTCATAAAGCAGCAGTGTTTAGCATGTTTCTTATGGTAACGGTGATTTACTTTACCATCATGTGTCTGTTGTCTGAGGAGCATTCATGTTTGAATCATCCACACATTTAAATGAGTGACAACAAAGATTTGATGTAGATTGTTTCTGAAGCAAACTGAGACAGGCTGAATAGGAAAAGCCAAATGGTTTGTACTGGTTTGTACTGGTTTGTGTTGTAAACAGGCACGTTGAGAGAAACAGGCTGCGTCTGCAGTGAGTCCCTGTAACATTACCACTAAGGCCACTGGGCCCTGAAATGTGCTTACAACTGTAATCTGCTGACCTTTTCCCCTTT
Coding sequences within it:
- the birc5b gene encoding baculoviral IAP repeat-containing protein 5b, with the protein product MAAIDALSARFFSYDKMYSHDMREQSFAEWPFREECNCTPEKMAKAGFVHCPSENEPDVACCFFCLLELEGWEPDDDPWAEHIKRSPNCGFLTMKKDFPELTVNEFFHIEKERLKVYVRKICHKKMAYLRDEIDQTLENLKSMLVSM